One genomic window of Mastomys coucha isolate ucsf_1 unplaced genomic scaffold, UCSF_Mcou_1 pScaffold8, whole genome shotgun sequence includes the following:
- the Serf1a gene encoding small EDRK-rich factor 1 isoform X1, with protein MARGNQREIARQKNMKKTQEISKGKRKEDSLTASQRKQSCYFARFGGHRNLRQVHCFIRKYHFLFLYDSYCVYVCTRASSNYKHMCVC; from the exons ATGGCCC GTGGAAATCAAAGAGAAATTGCCCgacagaaaaatatgaaaaagaccCAGGAAAttagcaaaggaaaaagaaaagaagatagctTGACTGCCTCTCAGAGAAAGCAGAG TTGTTACTTTGCTCGATTTGGTGGTCACAGAAACTTAAGGCAAGTTCATTGCTTTATTCGAAAGtatcactttcttttcctttatgatAGTtactgtgtttatgtgtgcacacgtgcttCAAGTAATTataagcatatgtgtgtatgttag
- the Serf1a gene encoding small EDRK-rich factor 1 isoform X2 — MARGNQREIARQKNMKKTQEISKGKRKEDSLTASQRKQRDSEIMQQKQKVANEKKSMQTREK, encoded by the exons ATGGCCC GTGGAAATCAAAGAGAAATTGCCCgacagaaaaatatgaaaaagaccCAGGAAAttagcaaaggaaaaagaaaagaagatagctTGACTGCCTCTCAGAGAAAGCAGAG gGATTCAGAGATCATGCAACAAAAGCAGAAGGTAGCCAATGAGAAGAAATCTATGCAGACAAGAGAAAAATGA